The Piliocolobus tephrosceles isolate RC106 chromosome 10, ASM277652v3, whole genome shotgun sequence nucleotide sequence tactagcacacgccactacgcctggctaattttttgtagttttagcagagacggggtttcactatgttggccaagctggtttcgaactcctaacctcaagtgattcgcctgcctcggtctcccaaagtggtaagattacaggcttgagccaccccgcctggcctacCTTCAACTATTTTGGGTAGTTCTTAACCTTTTAGGGTCtttaacatgcacacacacagacttttACACATTATTCCAGGGAGCTCATGAATCCCAGTTAACAGACCTTTTTGAGATGTAAATAActaagttatttatttacttatttgagacggagtctcgccttgttgcccaggctggagtgcaatggcgtgatcttggctcactgcaacctctgcctccggggttcaagcgattctcctgcctcaacctctgagtagctgggattacaggcgtccgccaccatgcccggctaattttttgtatctttagtaaagacagggtttcaccatgttgcccaggctggtctctaactcctgacctcatgatctgcccacctcggcctcacaaaatgttgggattacaggcgtgagccactgcgcctggcccaataaGTTTTATACATCTCtctacatacatttttgttttttttagatagggtctcgctttgttccccaggctgatctctcgggctcaagcaatcttcccgcctcagcctccttagtagctgagatgcaccactgcaccccgcctTTCTACAAATCACATCTTCATCTATGTAATGTTTCTTACCTGTACAGAGGTGATAGATCCCTTCTTGGTAGTGGTAATTCTTTCCTGCATAGTACCCATGTCAGTGGCGAGGGTAGGCTGATAGCCCACAGCAGAAGGGATTCTGCCCAATAATGCAGacacctaaaagaaaaaaaggtcttaGGTGTCTACATCCTTAGCCTCATCTGAATAGCTCCAAAGAAAGGCCAAATGAACCAGGTCCTCTCAAGCTTCCCTCTTACCTCTGAACCAGCCTGGGTGAAGCGAAAGATATTATCAATAAATAGCAGTACATCTTGACCTTCTTGGTCTCTGAAGTATTCGGCCACAGTCAGTCCAGTAAGAGCTACCCGGGCACGAGCACCAGGTGGTTCATTCATTTGACCATATACCAGCGCTACCTGCAGTAATCATACATAATCGTAAAACCTGACAAAGGAGTAGAGAAGCCACATACGGAAGGTTCCTAAATCAGAGAAATGACCACAGATCCTTTCTCAGAAGGTGTCAACATTTTTGTGTGCAAGTTTCTTTTCCCTATTAGAGATGCagttcaaaacaaaaaagacagctTCTTATATTACTAAGGCAAAACTATagtagaaaggaaataaaaacctaTTCAAATTAAGTGAAAAGTACAAAATAGGCTTAGCTGAAACATATGTACCATGTCCAATTCACCCCTCCCAAAATTAGCTTTCAAATGATGGGACTgtctaccaaaaagaaaacctgaaaatgttatttaatgtcAGTAtcaaagagaatagaaaatgtCCATTAGTGTATTGGAAGTTGGGGGGAAAACACTAACAGGTTTCCTTTGTAGGTCCTGGGacactaaaatgaaaatattagaattattttaaaaaggaaaaaaccattaaatagaaaatatagaacaTGGCTTCAGTTGGCAATAGTTTCCTGGCACAACTACCATGTGGACGTCACTCAGCTCAATGCTGACCTTAGAGGTGGCATCTTTTAAGTTGATAACACCAGATTCAATCATTTCATGGTATAAATCATTGCCTTCACGGGTCCTCTCACCAACACCAGCAAACACAGAGTAACCACCATGGGCTTTGGCGACATTGTTGATTAACTCCATGATCAGTACAGTTTTGCCAACTCCGGCACCACCAAAAAGCCCTATAAGAggttgaaaagaaagaatacttAAGAGTTCTGCTTTCCTAAATAAGCAAACTTCCAAAAAAGGAATTGCTTCCTTCCATCCTAttccttctcagaaactgcatatGGCTTCAGCAAACtcagaagaatgaaagaatgtaCTCATCAGTGAGGAATAGATGTCAATATCCATTCGTAATAGTGTATGAGCTTTTCCTCCCATATTAGGTTTGGAAAATATGTATCCCTTAATAACATACCAATTTTGCCACCCTTGGCATAGGGAGCTAGCAGATCCACAACCTTGATACCAGTCACCAGAATTTCCTGCTCAACACTCATTTCCATGAACTCTGGAGCCTCAGCATGAATGGCAGCAAATCTGTAAAAGTAGAAGAGAGGACTGGTATATATTCACCTTGTTGAAAGCAAATGATAATCTTATATATCCTTCCCTACCAACTCTCAAATCCATCCCTTTACTTAAGGAACCACAGTCTTATCCCCCCTTTGTTGTATAAATTAGATCAACTGTCATCCAGGATCTAACCCAACTTTCTGcaataaagaaaatcattatCTTAGGAAACAATAATCCCGTTCCCTTACATTAACTGtcataaatttttcattttactgagcCTTAACAGCATTCCCTCACATAGCAATAGCAAATACAAAAACCTACAAGTTTTGGAGACTCCTAAACCTAAGCAGTGAAACCAAGTCTTAAAAATACTcaactagccgggcgcagtgggtcatgtctgttatcccagcactttggggggccgaggtgggtggatcacctgaaatcaggagttcgagatcagcctggccaacatggtgaaaccccatctgtactaaaaatacaaaaattagccaggcatggtggcatgcacctgtaatcccagctattcagggggctgaggcagaagaatcgcttgaacccaggaggtggaggttgcagtgagtcgagagcaaaactccttctcaaggaaaaaaaaaaaacctcaagtaGTAGGTTTTTGTCAATGAGAAATTCTGCATCCTAATTTCTTAGTGCACTGTGTGATTTTAATAATCGAAGGTATCAGAAGACAAATTCTGCTTTATGAGAAGGTGTCACCTTAATGTGTAAAACTGCAAATAACAGAAGTTTCTTTGTGCACAGATGCATTAAGAGCAACTTACTGTTTGGTTTTGATGGGACCTCTTTCATCAATAGGTTCTCCAATAACATTCATGATTCTGCCCAAAGTCTCAGGACCAACAGGAATTTTGATTGGTGCACCAGAATCCAGTACTTTCTGGCCTCTAACCAAGCCTTCCGTACCATCCATAGCAATAGTCCTTACTGTGCTCTCACCTGTTAGATACAGGCATTGCAGGGTTATACATAAGTAAAAATTGGTATCAAGACCTAAGTCGACCAAGACTCCTTCTCAGTACCTAAATGCGGCTTCAGCAAACTCAGAAGAACGAAAGTCATTTTGATAAAATCATCACAGAGGGAGACAGCTTGGTTTTTGGGATACTTGGACTACACAAGGTCTTTACTATTCCTAACAAATTCTACTTACCCAAATGCTGGGCCACCTCCAAAACCAGTCTGGTCTCCCTGCCTTGCACTTCCAGGGCATTTAAAATTGGTGGTAGTCCCTCATCAAACTGGACGTCCACCACTGCGCCAATGACCGCCACGATGCGCCCGGTGGCGGCGCCTGCTTTTGGCGAAGGAGATGTTTGCGCCGCATAGTCCCTGACTAACAGACAAAAGATATTGGAAGGAGCTGGGGTCAGTACAGTAAAAGCTTATCGGAAGCCAAGACTTACACAATAAGAGGAAAACAGCCGAAGTCAGGCCTCTTTCCGCTTGTACGGAAGGCGTGTCCAAGAGGGAAGGCCGCGCAGCGATCGATAAAGCGCCTGCACAGCCTTCCCATCCGCATGCACAATAACCCATTTTTCGAGACTTCAGTATCCCTATTCAACGGGAAGGCCAACGCACCTGCCCGCACCTTCTCCGTCACACAAAGAACTTTATACAGAACGGGACAGAGCTGGGTCAAAGAAACCTTCTATGGGTGTCCCATTCTTGTTCTCCCGCCATTAGAGAGCAAAATGCGGCTCCAGGCATACTTTTAGCACCACGGATCCCTTAGGCCCGAGCTACCATCGTTCCCCGGCTCAAGGTCATGGGGCGGCAAAATGGAACTTTAGCTCCTAGAGAAAAGCACTTACCAGGATGGACCCCCGTCGGAGCGGCCCGCAGTAAGAGCTGAGCTGAGGGTAGCGACGCTGAAGGAGTGAGTCCCCGCAAGGCCCCGGAGGCCGAAGCAGTGGCCACACGACCCACAAGACCCAACATGGCGGAGTCCGGGTGGAGACTGATTGCTGCAGCAACCCCCGCCGCCTGCTCTCCTGCAGTTGGGGCGAGGCATACGCTGCTGTAGGCAGGTCCATTGGGTAAATTGGCTGCTCATCATTCTCAGTGCTGCTTCTACAGGTTAATACACGCTCATCTTCTCATCCATTGGTCAAAACTGATGCTAATCTGAAACTCCTTTTTTTATTGGACAGTGTGAGGTTAGAGGGCGACACTCTGAGCCTCGAAACCTAATTGGATCATAGCGACGTCAATTGGAGAGGGTAATCAGAGGAACTACGTTTAAGAAAGGGGCGGAGTTCCTGTTGAAAGTGCGTAGGCTGTCTTTGCCTGTCCTTGGGTTTTCTCCTTAGATAGGTCCTTGATCTAGGTGACAACCACAGGGGTGGGGTTCAGGGAAGTGGTAGCGCCGTGAAGCACTACTGAAGGTGAGCGTGGCGAAGTCAGGGGCCCTCTTTAGAGCCAAAATACGGTTTC carries:
- the ATP5F1B gene encoding ATP synthase subunit beta, mitochondrial: MLGLVGRVATASASGALRGLTPSASLPSAQLLLRAAPTGVHPVRDYAAQTSPSPKAGAATGRIVAVIGAVVDVQFDEGLPPILNALEVQGRETRLVLEVAQHLGESTVRTIAMDGTEGLVRGQKVLDSGAPIKIPVGPETLGRIMNVIGEPIDERGPIKTKQFAAIHAEAPEFMEMSVEQEILVTGIKVVDLLAPYAKGGKIGLFGGAGVGKTVLIMELINNVAKAHGGYSVFAGVGERTREGNDLYHEMIESGVINLKDATSKVALVYGQMNEPPGARARVALTGLTVAEYFRDQEGQDVLLFIDNIFRFTQAGSEVSALLGRIPSAVGYQPTLATDMGTMQERITTTKKGSITSVQAIYVPADDLTDPAPATTFAHLDATTVLSRAIAELGIYPAVDPLDSTSRIMDPNIVGSEHYDVARGVQKILQDYKSLQDIIAILGMDELSEEDKLTVSRARKIQRFLSQPFQVAEVFTGHMGKLVPLKETIKGFQQILAGEYDHLPEQAFYMVGPIEEAVAKADKLAEEHAS